A window of Candidatus Thermodiscus eudorianus genomic DNA:
CCCCAGACGTCGCCAAGATAATTGTATCCAAGGAGAAGGACCTAACCATAATCGACAACATACCCTTCTTCAGCTGCAGCGCAGTCGTAGTCCCCCAGTACGCGCTAGACCTAAAACAACAGGTATCACAGGTCATCTGGGACCTGAAGCAGAGCGGCGAGTTCGACCAGATAGTCTCCCAGGAGATATCGAAGTGGCTCGCAACCCAGAGCTAGACCCCCTGGGGGACCCCCAAGCAAATACACCTCTTTTACCCGGGAGGCGTCCATGATTGCTGGACCTAGCTTTAACATACGCGGACCTCCTCCTAGAGGGTCTGGGCAGGACGATAGCAATAGCAATCCTAGGCTTCGCCCTAGGCTTCACGATATCCATGTTGCTCAGCTTCATGAGGTTCCTGGCGCCCTGGCCCGTGAAGTCGCTTGCAGAGGCCTACATAGGGTTCTTCCGGGGAACGCCGCTCCTAGTACAAATATTCATGATATTCTTCGGCCTACCCAGTATAGGTATAAAGATGAACGCCTTCACCGCCGCCACGCTCGCGATAGGGCTAAACAGCGGAGCATACCAGGCGGAGATAGTCAGGTCAACCGTAAAGGGGGTCCCAGAGGAACAGTTGCTCGTCGCAAGATCCCTCGGCTTGAGTGAGGCCCAGATACTCCGGCACGTAGTGCTGCCACAGGCCGTGAGGAACGCTATACCAGCGCTGACAAACGAGTACGTCATGCTCTTGAAGGAGAGCGCCCTGGCGAGCGTTATAGGGGTGATGGAGTTGACCAGGGTGGGAGAGTTCATGACGGCCGCAACCTTCCGGGCCCTAGAAGCCTACCTCTTGGTTGCACTAATCTACCTGGCAGTATCCTACACGTTCATGAAGGCATCCAAGTCCACCGAGAAGAAGCTGGCCATACCAGGCTA
This region includes:
- a CDS encoding amino acid ABC transporter permease translates to MLDLALTYADLLLEGLGRTIAIAILGFALGFTISMLLSFMRFLAPWPVKSLAEAYIGFFRGTPLLVQIFMIFFGLPSIGIKMNAFTAATLAIGLNSGAYQAEIVRSTVKGVPEEQLLVARSLGLSEAQILRHVVLPQAVRNAIPALTNEYVMLLKESALASVIGVMELTRVGEFMTAATFRALEAYLLVALIYLAVSYTFMKASKSTEKKLAIPGYERWVK